The following are encoded in a window of Gammaproteobacteria bacterium genomic DNA:
- a CDS encoding cold-shock protein, which yields MSVGTVKWFNEAKGFGFISPDGGGEDLFAHFSAIQGQGFKTLRENQKVSFDVTTGPKGKQAANIRSID from the coding sequence ATGTCAGTTGGTACGGTTAAATGGTTTAATGAAGCTAAGGGTTTTGGTTTTATCTCTCCGGATGGCGGTGGCGAAGACTTGTTCGCACACTTCTCGGCCATTCAGGGGCAAGGTTTCAAAACGCTTAGGGAAAATCAGAAGGTTTCGTTTGATGTCACTACTGGACCTAAAGGCAAGCAAGCAGCGAATATTCGTTCTATTGACTAG